In 'Nostoc azollae' 0708, the following are encoded in one genomic region:
- a CDS encoding cell division protein SepF, which produces MNNIFSKLRDFVGLNEQVEYEYYEEEPDSDSYQNLYQQENPQPTPQETPAPNRRWREGTSTMGDEVAAGSKPMSNVIGMPGAINGISEVLVLEPRTFEEMPQAIQALRERKSVVLNLTIMDPDQAQRAVDFVAGGTYALDGHQERIGESIFLFTPSCVQVSTQGGFLHQVPQPPVRPTRPATTTTPAWGSEVNRMAQ; this is translated from the coding sequence GACTTTGTGGGATTGAATGAGCAAGTAGAATACGAATATTACGAAGAAGAACCAGATAGTGATAGTTACCAAAATCTGTATCAGCAAGAAAATCCTCAACCCACTCCACAAGAAACCCCTGCTCCCAATCGACGTTGGCGCGAAGGTACCTCTACAATGGGAGATGAAGTAGCAGCAGGATCAAAGCCTATGAGTAATGTGATTGGTATGCCAGGCGCAATTAACGGAATTTCTGAAGTTTTAGTTCTCGAACCACGTACTTTTGAAGAAATGCCCCAGGCAATTCAAGCATTACGTGAGCGTAAATCGGTAGTTCTAAATTTGACAATTATGGACCCTGATCAGGCTCAACGTGCTGTAGATTTTGTAGCTGGTGGTACTTATGCTCTAGATGGACATCAAGAGCGCATTGGTGAAAGTATCTTTTTGTTTACACCAAGCTGTGTACAAGTGAGTACTCAAGGTGGTTTCTTACACCAAGTTCCCCAACCACCAGTACGTCCAACCCGTCCCGCAACCACAACTACTCCAGCTTGGGGCAGTGAAGTTAATCGGATGGCG